The Microbacterium limosum genome contains a region encoding:
- a CDS encoding metal-sensitive transcriptional regulator produces the protein MIEDIRRRALHRTSILEGQLRGLTKMIENEDYCMDIIAQSRAIERALESLNRLLLENHLRTHVSEMFEQGGDEREQAVAELLKAFDFDGR, from the coding sequence GTGATCGAGGACATCCGCCGCCGAGCCCTTCACCGCACGAGCATCCTGGAGGGCCAGCTGCGCGGCCTGACCAAGATGATCGAGAACGAGGACTACTGCATGGACATCATCGCGCAGTCGCGCGCGATCGAGCGGGCCCTCGAATCCCTCAACCGCCTGCTGCTGGAGAACCACTTGCGTACCCACGTCAGCGAGATGTTCGAGCAGGGCGGCGACGAGCGCGAGCAGGCCGTCGCGGAACTGCTGAAGGCCTTCGACTTCGACGGGCGCTGA
- a CDS encoding DUF445 domain-containing protein — MTPTPTHLLSPADRERRRALRVMKGVALGALLGMAVVFVIAFTLQEDVPWLGYVRAAAEGGMVGALADWFAVTALFRHPLGLPIPHTAIIPRRKDEIGRTLGEFVETNFLSADIVRGKLEQIGVSDRVGAWLSRPEHAERVASEGATLAASVLRALSDDDVQSLVADLAREHLVEPEWAPAAGSWLERIVEARAHHGAVDLAADSIATWLDTNRDAFTGLVSRRLPSWVPSVALRLVDDTAYSEAVKFVAAVRADRRHPARLAIDGYLDRLAANLQGDPDTIARFESAKASVFDSPRLRRIAADAWNTAKGGLLRSLDDPGSGLRVRAQQILVELGERLQTDEGLRVRVDVWVSDAASFVVERYRHDIASIITDTIERWDPAETTEKIELMVGRDLQYIRLNGTIVGALAGLAIYTIAHLVLGGPGA; from the coding sequence GTGACGCCGACCCCCACCCACCTCCTCAGCCCCGCAGACCGCGAGCGCCGCCGCGCGCTGCGCGTCATGAAGGGCGTGGCGCTCGGCGCGCTGCTGGGGATGGCCGTCGTCTTCGTGATCGCCTTCACCCTCCAGGAGGACGTTCCGTGGCTCGGCTACGTGCGGGCCGCCGCGGAGGGCGGGATGGTCGGCGCGCTGGCCGACTGGTTCGCGGTGACGGCGCTGTTCCGGCATCCCCTCGGCCTGCCCATCCCCCACACCGCGATCATCCCGCGACGCAAGGACGAGATCGGGCGCACGCTCGGGGAGTTCGTCGAGACCAACTTCCTCTCGGCCGACATCGTGCGGGGCAAGCTGGAGCAGATCGGCGTCTCCGATCGCGTCGGGGCCTGGCTGTCGCGGCCCGAGCACGCCGAGCGCGTCGCCTCGGAGGGGGCGACGCTCGCGGCGAGCGTGCTGCGAGCGCTGAGCGACGACGACGTGCAGTCGCTCGTCGCCGACCTGGCGCGTGAGCACCTCGTCGAGCCGGAGTGGGCCCCCGCCGCCGGCTCCTGGCTCGAGCGCATCGTCGAGGCGCGCGCGCACCACGGCGCGGTCGACCTCGCGGCCGACAGCATCGCGACCTGGCTGGACACCAACCGCGACGCCTTCACGGGGCTCGTCTCGCGCCGGCTGCCGTCGTGGGTCCCGAGCGTCGCGCTGCGTCTGGTCGACGACACCGCCTACAGCGAGGCCGTGAAGTTCGTCGCCGCGGTGCGCGCCGACCGGCGGCATCCGGCCCGCCTGGCCATCGACGGCTACCTCGACCGCCTCGCCGCGAACCTGCAGGGCGACCCCGACACGATCGCGCGCTTCGAGAGCGCGAAGGCCTCGGTGTTCGACAGCCCGCGACTGCGCCGGATCGCCGCGGATGCCTGGAACACCGCCAAGGGCGGGCTGCTCCGCTCCCTGGATGATCCCGGCAGCGGCCTGCGGGTACGGGCCCAGCAGATCCTCGTGGAGCTCGGTGAGCGCCTGCAGACCGACGAGGGGCTGCGGGTGCGGGTGGATGTCTGGGTGAGCGATGCCGCGTCGTTCGTCGTGGAGCGCTACCGCCACGACATCGCCTCGATCATCACCGACACGATCGAGCGCTGGGACCCCGCCGAGACGACGGAGAAGATCGAGCTGATGGTCGGCCGCGACCTGCAGTACATCCGCCTCAACGGCACGATCGTGGGCGCCCTCGCGGGGCTGGCGATCTATACGATCGCGCACCTCGTGCTCGGGGGGCCCGGGGCATAG